In a genomic window of Punica granatum isolate Tunisia-2019 chromosome 6, ASM765513v2, whole genome shotgun sequence:
- the LOC116209987 gene encoding uncharacterized protein LOC116209987 yields MTAPNMATITASLERSLQNCSLNHHDGGGGGGASGSAGLGRSSSSDDVSESQPNSFDSTLELNSHISLPYHWEQCLDLKTGEIYYINWRTGMKAKEDPRVTADYSGTYYYSDDDEDNSSNYDSEESSSESSPPSSSTREPPKVATGKDHVLVVAGCKTCLMYYMVPKQVEDCPRCGGQLLHFDRPENGSL; encoded by the exons ATGACAGCTCCAAACATGGCGACGATCACTGCGTCGCTCGAGAGGTCCCTCCAGAACTGCTCCCTGAACCATCACgacggcggcggcggcggaggaGCCAGCGGCTCCGCGGGGCTCGGCCGGTCATCGAGCTCAGACGACGTCTCCGAGAGCCAACCCAACAGCTTCGACTCCACCTTGGAGCTCAACTCCCACATCTCACTCCCTTACCATTGGGAGCAATGCCTCGATTTAAAG ACAGGAGAGATTTACTACATTAACTGGAGAACCGGGATGAAGGCCAAAGAGGACCCTAGAGTAACCGCGGACTACTCGGGGACCTACTATTACTCCGACGACGACGAAGACAACAGCTCCAACTATGACTCCGAAGAGTCCTCCTCTGAGTCGTCCCCGCCCTCTTCATCGACCCGGGAGCCCCCCAAGGTTGCCACAGGCAAGGACCACGTCCTGGTGGTAGCGGGCTGCAAGACCTGCCTAATGTACTACATGGTGCCGAAGCAGGTTGAGGACTGCCCCAGATGTGGCGGGCAGCTCCTCCACTTTGACCGGCCCGAGAACGGCTCTCTATGA